A genomic window from Cotesia glomerata isolate CgM1 linkage group LG7, MPM_Cglom_v2.3, whole genome shotgun sequence includes:
- the LOC123268349 gene encoding cysteine-rich hydrophobic domain-containing protein 2 — protein MADFDAIYEEEEEENEQNSEDHYVTIVPDPIVVRGAGNMTVFGLSNRFEAEFPNGLVSRVAPEEFKATVMRVNSVLKKTLPVNVKWLFCGCVCCCCTLGCSLWPVICLSKRTQHSLNKLLEWENSRLYHKLGLHWRLTKQRCDSSSMMEYVLLIEFIPKIPIYKPD, from the exons ATGGCAGATTTTGATGCAATttatgaagaagaagaagaagaaaatgaACAAAATTCAGAGGACCACTATGTAACTATTGTTCCAGATCCGATTGTCGTTCGTGGAGCTGGTAATATGACTGt GTTTGGATTAAGCAATCGCTTTGAGGCAGAATTTCCTAATGGATTAGTATCAAGAGTAGCTCCAGAAGAATTTAAAGCTACTGTTATGAGAGTTAACAGtgtactaaaaaaaacattaccTGTTAACGTTAAATGGCTATTTTGTGGCTGCGTATGTTGTTGCTGTACTTTGGGATGTTCATTGTGGCCAGTTATTTGTCTTAGTAAAAGA acacaACActcgttaaataaattattagagtGGGAAAATAGTCGATTATATCACAAGCTTGGATTGCACTGGCGACTAACTAAACAGAGATGCGATAGTTCATCGATGATGGAATAC gttCTTTTGATTGAATTTATACCCAAAATACCGATTTATAAACCAGATTAA
- the LOC123268340 gene encoding 46 kDa FK506-binding nuclear protein: protein MFWGLIMEPNKRYTQTVEKAFHVSMATLDVTTADDAVVQVMLCYDNRNYLLCNLLKSSSQAQLDLNFKEGTRISFTSNGRGHVHLTGYLIPDELDDLEQDLEEEEIPELVAKNDKRKAKELPVDKKMLKRLKTLKNESSEDDSDDDDDDDDDDEDQSMLEREDDSDSDEEGSDEEEDDDDDDDEEEEVVQARLRVQNELTKKQKKQQNQIQETAKQNNLVNGKDKGEMKKKNNEEQKPQNEQLAKKRTLTGGVAIEELKVGTGAPAKSGKFISVYYVGRLKNGKKFDSTTSGDGFKFRLGKGEVIKGWDIGVQGMKVGGKRRITIPAPMGYGAKGSPPAIPGNSTLVFEVELKNVH, encoded by the exons atgtttTGGG GATTGATAATGGAACCAAACAAGCGGTACACGCAAACCGTAGAAAAAGCATTCCACGTGTCTATGGCGACTCTTGATGTTACGACCGCAG atGATGCAGTTGTTCAGGTTATGCTATGTTATGATAACCGTAATTATCTTTTGTGTAACTTGCTTAAAAGTTCATCTCAAGCCCAGCTTGATTTAAACTTCAAAGAAGGAACCAGAATTTCATTCACATCTAACGGTCGTGGACATGTACATTTAACTGGTTATTTGATACCTGATGAGTTAGATGATCTTGAGCAAGATTTAGAAGAGGAAGAAATTCCTGAATTAGTTGCTAAGAATGATAAGCGCAAAGCTAAGGAATTGCcagtagataaaaaaatgttgaaacgTTTGAAGACTCTTAAAAATGAGTCTTCTGAAGATGACTCCGACGATgatgacgatgatgatgatgatgatgaagatcAAAGTATGTTGGAGCGTGAAGATGACAGTGATTCTGATGAAGAGGGAAGTGATGAGGAAGAAGATGATGACgacgatgatgatgaagaagaagaagtagTACAAGCAAGACTTCGAGTACAAAATGAGCtaactaaaaaacaaaaaaaacaacagAATCAAATTCAAGAAACtgccaagcaaaataatttggtTAACGGCAAAGACAAAGGAGAAatgaagaagaagaacaaTGAAGAGCAAAAGCCTCAGAATGAACAACTGGCTAAGAAAAGAACTTTAACTGGCGGTGTAGCTATTGAAGAGCTTAAAGTTGGTACTGGCGCTCCAGCTAAATCAGGCAAATTCATTTCGGTCTACTACGTTGGGAGATTAAAGAATGGTAAAAAGTTTGATTCAACTACAAGTGGAGATGGTTTCAAATTCCGCCTTGGTAAAGGAGAAGTTATCAAAGGTTGGGACATTGGTGTACAAGGCATGAAAGTTGGTGGTAAACGACGTATCACAATACCTGCACCTATGGG ctATGGTGCCAAAGGATCACCACCTGCTATTCCTGGAAATAGTACCTTGGTATTCGAAGTTGAACTTAAAAATGTTCATTAA
- the LOC123268331 gene encoding uncharacterized protein LOC123268331 isoform X2 produces MPRRGKTHLTGGQSANSEDQGIGLTSHIHQDYHRCDVEWSEQETVDAEVSQLVNGGAAALRNLRRWRNSTSSGYSSHSPPLSASSYSTCCASVLRNSAVGTLGAEAALGLAVIHEAEAIPRPIWPCSSIYRRDLHLVGCKTLDCEGLSASCSYARTYTYASRCRNAWRDCQPSARTAQEVLLELSRTLNSVIDGECDMTPEEILRDISRTVQKVENNGTNGTTSTGVSSEEHIYRLSSSSSSAIGQDSVTVNPVNFKLYSKSGYTNVSVPSFKTSYQCLHEGKTLLLKSSTKSQDKCDKHHQQYNQIPAVFLVPRCNGIHTSRKIPNCNAKSAENSNDKDKNRFIKIRDNSQNVKHNSTVPVIENIQDKTCYNSNEPVYSTLDLSDESSSYGAVGESSNKANWNQGISVFNKSLDFTLDGHRAERLGRLIARAKRKRQWCRALTTILGLVFFILSVVVVSMSVTKGRKIFGSM; encoded by the exons ATGCCCCGGCGTGGCAAGACGCATCTCACTGGTGGCCAGTCCGCAAACAGTGAAGATCAGGGAATCGGATTAACGTCACATATCCATCAGGACTACCATCGTTGTGATGTAGAGTG GTCTGAGCAGGAAACAGTAGATGCGGAAGTATCCCAATTGGTAAACGGAGGCGCGGCTGCCCTTCGTAATCTTAGGAGATGGCGCAACTCAACGAGTTCCGGGTACTCAAGCCATTCGCCGCCTCTCTCTGCTAGCTCATATTCAACATGCTGTGCTTCAGTTCTCCGAAATTCCGCGGTCGGGACACTTGGTGCCGAGGCCGCTCTCGGTCTAGCAGTAATTCACGAAGCAGAAGCAATACCACGTCCTATTTGGCCTTGTTCATCCATTTATCGTAGAGATTTACACTTGGTTGGTTGCAAGACGCTTGACTGTGAGGGCTTATCTGCCAGTTGCAGTTACGCTCGCACTTACACGTACGCCAGTCGATGTCGCAATGCTTGGCGAGACTGTCAGCCTTCTGCCCGTACGGCACAAGAAGTCCTCCTCGAGCTTTCACGGACCCTCAACTCTGTTATTGACGGCGAGTGCGACATGACGCCTGAAGAAATTCTTCGTGACATCTCTCGTACTGTGCAGAAGGTTGAGAATAATGGAACAAACGGAACAACATCTACTGGTGTTTCCAGTGAAGAACATATTTATCGACTTTCATCCTCTTCCTCCAGCGCTATCGGTCAAGACTCTGTTACTGTTAATcctgtaaattttaaactgtaCAGTAAATCTGGATACACAAATGTTTCTGTACCATCTTTCAAAACATCTTACCAGTGTCTTCATGAAGGAAAAACACTTTTACTTAAATCTTCTACTAAATCTCAAGATAAATGTGACAAACATCATCAACAATACAATCAAATTCCAGCTGTTTTTCTTGTGCCGCGTTGTAATGGTATTCATACTTCACGTAAGATTCCCAACTGTAATGCCAAAAGTGCTGAAAATTCAAATGACAAagataaaaatagatttattaaaatacgtGATAATTCCCAAAATGTTAAACACAATAGTACCGTTCctgttattgaaaatatacaAGATAAAACTTGTTATAATTCTAATGAACCTGTATATTCTACG CTAGACCTCAGTGATGAAAGTTCCTCTTATGGTGCAGTTGGAGAGTCTTCAAACAAAGCTAATTGGAATCAAGGCATATCAGTTTTCAACAAAAGTTTGGATTTTACATTAGATGGTCATCGAGCTGAAAGATTAGGACGGTTAATTGCTCGAGCTAAACGTAAACGACAGTGGTGTCGTGCCCTCACTACAATCTTAGGGCTAgtcttttttatattaagtGTTGTCGTTGTTTCCATGTCTGTTACTAAAGGACGTAAAATATTTGGAAGCATGTAA
- the LOC123268331 gene encoding uncharacterized protein LOC123268331 isoform X1, giving the protein MPRRGKTHLTGGQSANSEDQGIGLTSHIHQDYHRCDVEWSEQETVDAEVSQLVNGGAAALRNLRRWRNSTSSGYSSHSPPLSASSYSTCCASVLRNSAVGTLGAEAALGLAVIHEAEAIPRPIWPCSSIYRRDLHLVGCKTLDCEGLSASCSYARTYTYASRCRNAWRDCQPSARTAQEVLLELSRTLNSVIDGECDMTPEEILRDISRTVQKVENNGTNGTTSTGVSSEEHIYRLSSSSSSAIGQDSVTVNPVNFKLYSKSGYTNVSVPSFKTSYQCLHEGKTLLLKSSTKSQDKCDKHHQQYNQIPAVFLVPRCNGIHTSRKIPNCNAKSAENSNDKDKNRFIKIRDNSQNVKHNSTVPVIENIQDKTCYNSNEPVYSTQLDLSDESSSYGAVGESSNKANWNQGISVFNKSLDFTLDGHRAERLGRLIARAKRKRQWCRALTTILGLVFFILSVVVVSMSVTKGRKIFGSM; this is encoded by the exons ATGCCCCGGCGTGGCAAGACGCATCTCACTGGTGGCCAGTCCGCAAACAGTGAAGATCAGGGAATCGGATTAACGTCACATATCCATCAGGACTACCATCGTTGTGATGTAGAGTG GTCTGAGCAGGAAACAGTAGATGCGGAAGTATCCCAATTGGTAAACGGAGGCGCGGCTGCCCTTCGTAATCTTAGGAGATGGCGCAACTCAACGAGTTCCGGGTACTCAAGCCATTCGCCGCCTCTCTCTGCTAGCTCATATTCAACATGCTGTGCTTCAGTTCTCCGAAATTCCGCGGTCGGGACACTTGGTGCCGAGGCCGCTCTCGGTCTAGCAGTAATTCACGAAGCAGAAGCAATACCACGTCCTATTTGGCCTTGTTCATCCATTTATCGTAGAGATTTACACTTGGTTGGTTGCAAGACGCTTGACTGTGAGGGCTTATCTGCCAGTTGCAGTTACGCTCGCACTTACACGTACGCCAGTCGATGTCGCAATGCTTGGCGAGACTGTCAGCCTTCTGCCCGTACGGCACAAGAAGTCCTCCTCGAGCTTTCACGGACCCTCAACTCTGTTATTGACGGCGAGTGCGACATGACGCCTGAAGAAATTCTTCGTGACATCTCTCGTACTGTGCAGAAGGTTGAGAATAATGGAACAAACGGAACAACATCTACTGGTGTTTCCAGTGAAGAACATATTTATCGACTTTCATCCTCTTCCTCCAGCGCTATCGGTCAAGACTCTGTTACTGTTAATcctgtaaattttaaactgtaCAGTAAATCTGGATACACAAATGTTTCTGTACCATCTTTCAAAACATCTTACCAGTGTCTTCATGAAGGAAAAACACTTTTACTTAAATCTTCTACTAAATCTCAAGATAAATGTGACAAACATCATCAACAATACAATCAAATTCCAGCTGTTTTTCTTGTGCCGCGTTGTAATGGTATTCATACTTCACGTAAGATTCCCAACTGTAATGCCAAAAGTGCTGAAAATTCAAATGACAAagataaaaatagatttattaaaatacgtGATAATTCCCAAAATGTTAAACACAATAGTACCGTTCctgttattgaaaatatacaAGATAAAACTTGTTATAATTCTAATGAACCTGTATATTCTACG CAGCTAGACCTCAGTGATGAAAGTTCCTCTTATGGTGCAGTTGGAGAGTCTTCAAACAAAGCTAATTGGAATCAAGGCATATCAGTTTTCAACAAAAGTTTGGATTTTACATTAGATGGTCATCGAGCTGAAAGATTAGGACGGTTAATTGCTCGAGCTAAACGTAAACGACAGTGGTGTCGTGCCCTCACTACAATCTTAGGGCTAgtcttttttatattaagtGTTGTCGTTGTTTCCATGTCTGTTACTAAAGGACGTAAAATATTTGGAAGCATGTAA
- the LOC123268348 gene encoding uncharacterized protein LOC123268348 codes for MKNEILATYFHMISTDDNPQHDKCPKGVDSWCKWNEAKALGTEPPKHPTPLHPDVQKAIFPIYQDLSRVDLLERCLGGHTQNANESFNSTIWRMAPKHLHSGLKTIEIAAYLAACLFNEGSSSILLVMNELGLIVGNNSFNHAQQSDSQRVTRQNRRSSLDSKEARKARKEKLQAQNEAYEAEEGLQYGAGIAD; via the coding sequence ATGAAAAATGAGATATTGGCAACTTATTTCCATATGATATCAACAGATGATAATCCACAACATGACAAATGTCCAAAGGGTGTAGATAGCTGGTGTAAGTGGAACGAAGCTAAAGCTCTGGGGACAGAACCTCCAAAACATCCGACACCTTTGCATCCTGACGTTCAAAAAGCGATTTTTCCAATTTATCAGGATTTATCCCGGGTAGATTTATTGGAGAGATGTTTAGGAGGCCATACTCAAAATGCTAATGAAAGTTTTAATTCAACTATTTGGCGTATGGCCCCTAAACATTTGCATAGTGgtttaaaaactattgaaattgCTGCATACTTGGCTGCTTGCTTATTCAATGAAGGCAgttcaagtattttattagTCATGAACGAGTTAGGTCTCATCGTTGGGAACAATAGCTTCAATCACGCACAACAATCCGACAGTCAGCGCGTAACCCGTCAGAATCGACGCAGCTCCTTGGACAGTAAAGAAGCCCGAAAAGCACGAAAAGAAAAGCTACAAGCTCAAAATGAAGCATATGAAGCTGAAGAAGGCTTACAATATGGTGCTGGAATAGCTGATTAA